The genomic DNA GCTGGTGGAAGGTGACCATGCGCGTGATGATGCCCACCGGAATGGTCAACAGCGGTTGGTCTGCGAGGCTCGTACTGGTCTGGAGGAAGCGCTGGAGCGTTACCTGATAGTGCTGGGCGACCGTGTGGGTATTGGTGATCAGCTGATCAAGCACGCTGGGAATGGCCTGTTCGGCGGTGAGGTCGGCAAAGAGCAGATTGAACTCACGGAACGTGACATCCTTATGCAGACGATAGAAGTGGGTATCTCCGTCCGCCGCGCGGAGCAACCACGCCATCCATGACTCGGCAGGAGCGGGTGGGGTTGCCTGATACAGCGCATGGTAGGCCTGCGCGATGGAGTCGGGATCGGCCAGCATGAGGCTGGGGCCGCAATCGTTCAGGCAGCGCACCAAAAAACTCGCGTCGTTGATCAGGGCGTGCAGATGGGGATGGGTGGCGATTGCGTCTTGCTCGGTCGGGTCGTCGTGATAAATCTGGCCGTAGAGATTGACACAATAGTCGAGGGTCGGAATCACCAGCATGGTCGCGGTTTGGAGCCGGATCAGGTCGTCGAGGGAATGCGGTGCGGGGGTGGTGCAGAGCGTGTGCATGGCCGCGTAGCGATCCAGAATCCCCTGTCGAATGCGGGCGTTGGTGACCGGATGCTGAATCTGGGCCAGCATATCACGGCAGGCGAGGATATTGGCGGAGAGCGGAATCCATGCTTCGAGCTGCGCATCAGGACGGAAGGCATCGACCATCGCGCGGTACTGCGCAGCAGCGAGATGTTGATCGAGCCATGGGACGGTGGCGGTGATCTGTTGCAACGCACGGAGATCGATCGGCGCGGTGTCGGTCAGGACAGCAATGATCATGCGATTAAAGGCGGCGACGACGGGCGCATGCGGGGCATCGGTGAGGGCAAGGCCCATGGCGAGGTTATCCGAGATGACCTCATAGCGTTGATACAGCAAGAGCGAACTAAATTCGGCACACAGGTGATCCCAGTGGTCGCGGTCGGCGGTGGCAGGGCCATAGAGATAGGTAAAGAGCGATCCCATTTGGGTCAGGCTACTGAGGTGGAGGAAGGTGGTCAAGGCGGGGTTGGTGGGGTGGAGAATCCAGCGACAAAAGTCGGTGTACTGGCTGGGGGGCAGGCGTTGGAGGAACGTCCGATAGGAGACGAGGCAGCTTTGGAGTAAGGTCATGGAAGCATCCATGGGAATCCTCACGATCAGCAAGAACGGCAGGCAGGCAGGAGTGAGCATGGACAAAACGACTGACCATAGTATAGTCGGGAACGGGGCGGTGGTGCAACCGACCGGAGACGGATGCTGCACCACCGCCGCTGGATGCGGTGGCCACAGAAAGCACACGCGTGTGCCCACCGATGGGCAGGGATAGGTTATGACTGCGGAGAGCGGGCTTCGAGGTGCGCTTTCAAGAGGGCAAAATGCGCGGCGGTTTGGCGTTGCAGCACGCTGCGTAGGAGTGGGGCCGCGCGGCGCAGCCATCGCGGGATGAGGGTGATCGTGCTGTCCATGGTAAAGGTGGTCATGGGGCCATCGCTGGCAAAGGTATACTGCACGCGACAGTGCATGATGCCGTGCGACGTGATGGTAAAGGCCATCGCGTGATCGGGCGTGAAGGCGGTGACTTCGATTAATGATGAGAAGTGCAGGATACCAACGCTGGCGACTTGCTCATAGATCGCGCCAACCCCATGGCCACAGATCCGCCGTGATTCCTGGACCGGAGGCCACCAGTCGGGGTCATGCTCAAAATCCGTGATATAGGCAAAACAGGTTGCTTGCGGCAGGGCGATGGAACAATGAGCCTTAATCGGAAAGGGATGGTGCATACGAGCCTCCTCACGCCGAGCGAGCGGGAACGGAACCGTGGGTAGTATAGCCTACCCC from Herpetosiphon gulosus includes the following:
- a CDS encoding SRPBCC family protein: MHHPFPIKAHCSIALPQATCFAYITDFEHDPDWWPPVQESRRICGHGVGAIYEQVASVGILHFSSLIEVTAFTPDHAMAFTITSHGIMHCRVQYTFASDGPMTTFTMDSTITLIPRWLRRAAPLLRSVLQRQTAAHFALLKAHLEARSPQS